A DNA window from Pseudomonas wuhanensis contains the following coding sequences:
- a CDS encoding ion channel: protein MSIFLLLRTYASSFFHRFGWAGLAIALGIHLSTAYIGLVLLGEQHLTAPATFTYFYLTTTLTVGYGDLAPQTSAGRIFVATWVMLGGIALLTAAIGKTTSSVIDVWRKGMKGKGDFTGKVGHTVLIGWEGASSERVIELLLQDETSNDNLIVICDCDLDENPMPGKASFIKGESLSSSALLLRAGVPGAERVLVRTHSDDLTLATVLAVNQLGPAGHVVAHFNESEIAALASAYAPSLECTSSMAIEMLVRASQDPGSSVVINELLCVGQGATQYLMKLPETFEATFGDLYAQMKERHNATLIGYRAKGARQPSINPPGATRVEGGELFYIASTRLKEITNGMV from the coding sequence ATGTCGATTTTCCTTTTATTGCGCACGTACGCCTCGTCCTTCTTCCATCGGTTCGGCTGGGCAGGCCTGGCCATTGCGCTGGGCATCCATCTGAGCACGGCCTATATCGGCCTGGTGCTTCTGGGCGAACAACACCTCACCGCCCCCGCCACGTTTACCTACTTCTATCTCACCACCACACTCACCGTCGGCTATGGCGATCTCGCGCCGCAGACATCGGCGGGACGAATTTTCGTGGCTACCTGGGTCATGCTCGGGGGCATTGCGCTGCTGACGGCAGCCATCGGCAAAACCACCAGCAGCGTCATCGATGTATGGAGAAAAGGCATGAAGGGCAAAGGCGATTTCACCGGCAAGGTCGGCCATACGGTTCTCATCGGCTGGGAAGGCGCGTCCAGCGAGCGGGTCATTGAGTTACTGCTGCAGGACGAAACGTCCAATGACAACCTGATCGTCATTTGCGATTGCGACCTCGACGAAAACCCCATGCCGGGCAAAGCGTCCTTCATCAAAGGCGAAAGCCTGTCTTCCAGTGCATTGTTGTTGCGCGCTGGCGTTCCCGGCGCCGAGCGCGTGCTGGTGCGAACCCATTCAGACGACCTGACCCTGGCCACGGTGCTGGCGGTCAATCAACTGGGCCCTGCCGGGCATGTGGTCGCCCACTTCAATGAAAGTGAAATCGCTGCACTCGCCAGCGCCTACGCGCCCAGCCTGGAATGCACTTCAAGCATGGCCATCGAGATGCTGGTGCGTGCCTCTCAGGATCCGGGTTCATCCGTGGTCATCAATGAATTACTGTGCGTGGGTCAAGGCGCCACCCAGTACCTGATGAAACTACCCGAGACCTTTGAAGCAACGTTCGGCGATCTGTACGCACAGATGAAAGAACGCCACAACGCGACGCTTATCGGCTACCGCGCCAAAGGCGCCCGACAACCTTCGATCAACCCGCCCGGCGCCACCCGCGTTGAGGGCGGCGAACTCTTCTACATCGCCTCCACTCGCCTCAAGGAAATCACCAATGGGATGGTTTAA
- a CDS encoding rhomboid family intramembrane serine protease translates to MDTLKGFKTIAGVAIFMVALQLLNVATGYSLIAFGLVPRTLQGLVGIITSPFLHGSFAHLSTNLIAFLILGTLVIAEGLSRFVVVSAIIILLGGTLVWLFGFAGVHIGASGWVFGLWAYLLSRAWFQRSWSNLITASVVALLYGGLIFGFFPRQGMSFEGHIFGAIAGFIAAKVLLSTPRSRFNAAR, encoded by the coding sequence ATGGATACCCTGAAGGGTTTCAAGACAATCGCAGGCGTGGCCATCTTCATGGTCGCGCTGCAACTGCTCAATGTGGCGACCGGCTACAGTCTTATTGCCTTCGGCCTGGTGCCGAGAACACTGCAGGGACTGGTCGGCATCATCACCTCGCCTTTCTTGCACGGGTCCTTTGCGCACCTGAGCACCAACCTGATTGCCTTTTTGATCCTCGGTACCCTGGTCATTGCCGAAGGGCTCAGCCGGTTCGTGGTCGTCAGCGCCATCATTATTCTGCTGGGCGGTACGCTGGTCTGGCTGTTCGGTTTCGCAGGCGTACACATCGGTGCCAGCGGATGGGTATTCGGGCTGTGGGCGTACCTCCTGTCGCGCGCCTGGTTCCAGAGGAGCTGGAGCAACCTGATCACGGCCAGTGTCGTGGCTCTGCTCTATGGCGGCCTGATCTTTGGCTTCTTTCCCCGCCAGGGCATGTCCTTCGAAGGGCATATTTTTGGTGCGATCGCCGGATTTATTGCAGCCAAGGTACTGTTATCTACGCCGCGCAGCAGGTTTAATGCCGCCCGGTAA
- a CDS encoding PspA/IM30 family protein — protein MTQSIWSKLFTALRGGANEVGESIVDQQALRILDQEIRDADSALANAKRELVTIMAKHKLSADRVSEYNAKIKDLESKALAAIQANREDLALEVAEAISTLTNELDVEQKQATEFGGYADNMRKDITKAESRIKSLRQQVDMAKARESVQKAQVSASIASGGANGKLETAVGTLNRLQAKQQQRAAELEAQDQLADASTGTDLERKLREAGITPNEGSANAILERLKKKSAE, from the coding sequence ATGACTCAGTCCATCTGGAGCAAATTGTTCACCGCGCTGCGTGGCGGTGCCAACGAAGTCGGCGAATCGATCGTCGACCAACAAGCCCTGCGCATCCTCGACCAGGAAATTCGTGATGCTGACAGCGCGCTGGCCAACGCCAAGCGTGAGCTGGTCACCATCATGGCCAAGCACAAACTGTCGGCTGACCGCGTCAGCGAGTACAACGCCAAGATCAAGGATCTGGAATCCAAGGCCCTGGCCGCGATCCAGGCCAACCGCGAAGACCTGGCACTGGAAGTGGCCGAAGCCATTTCGACCCTGACCAATGAACTGGATGTCGAGCAAAAGCAGGCCACCGAATTCGGCGGTTACGCGGACAACATGCGCAAAGACATAACCAAGGCTGAAAGCCGCATCAAAAGCCTGCGTCAGCAAGTGGACATGGCCAAGGCGCGCGAAAGCGTACAGAAAGCCCAGGTCAGCGCTTCGATCGCCAGTGGCGGTGCCAACGGCAAACTGGAAACCGCCGTCGGCACTCTGAACCGCCTGCAGGCCAAGCAGCAGCAACGCGCCGCTGAACTGGAAGCCCAGGACCAACTGGCCGATGCGTCGACCGGCACCGACCTGGAGCGCAAGCTGCGTGAAGCCGGCATCACGCCGAACGAAGGCAGCGCCAATGCGATTCTGGAACGCCTGAAGAAAAAATCGGCTGAGTAA
- a CDS encoding YjfI family protein, whose protein sequence is MKQMRAGLGAAGYVKHETWVLPENRSLLKQMEKQLRQPILAGSFMSENYMSAGNNWNIDRLYSALQALDEVVSNDITLSLVQGSESSIKLEMNDFGGLPIYIAVVGDQVIVDTVLVDVESINDVPAFNDAVLRSREMFPLSSIGIESMPNGQVVYNMFGALSSDSSLTNVVTEVKTLVDNVQRASEAFERFFI, encoded by the coding sequence ATGAAGCAGATGCGTGCGGGCCTGGGTGCCGCCGGTTATGTGAAACACGAGACTTGGGTGCTTCCCGAAAACCGAAGCCTGCTCAAGCAGATGGAGAAACAGCTACGCCAACCGATTCTGGCTGGCTCATTCATGTCGGAGAATTACATGAGCGCAGGTAATAACTGGAACATCGATCGCCTCTACAGCGCCCTTCAGGCCCTCGACGAAGTGGTTTCGAACGACATCACCCTCTCCCTCGTTCAAGGCTCCGAGTCCAGCATCAAGCTGGAAATGAACGATTTCGGTGGCTTGCCGATTTACATCGCCGTGGTTGGTGATCAGGTCATCGTGGACACCGTTCTGGTCGATGTCGAGTCCATCAACGACGTACCGGCATTCAATGATGCCGTTCTGCGCAGCCGGGAAATGTTCCCGCTGTCCTCGATCGGTATCGAGTCCATGCCCAACGGGCAGGTCGTTTACAACATGTTCGGCGCGTTGAGCTCCGACTCCAGCCTGACCAACGTCGTGACCGAGGTCAAAACCCTCGTCGACAACGTCCAGCGCGCCAGCGAAGCCTTTGAACGTTTCTTCATCTAA
- a CDS encoding cysteine hydrolase family protein has protein sequence MAKQALIVVDIQNDYFPQGKWPLVGADAAADNAARLIQAFREAGDPVVHIRHEFTSDAAPFFTPGSDGARLHPKVLNRADEPVVLKHFVNSFRETELESILDQQGIEHLVVVGSMSHMCIDGITRAAADLGYTVTVVHDACATLDLEFNGVTVPAAHVHAAFMSALGFAYANVVSTDDFLAG, from the coding sequence ATGGCCAAGCAAGCACTCATCGTAGTCGATATCCAGAACGACTACTTCCCTCAGGGCAAGTGGCCGCTGGTGGGCGCCGACGCCGCAGCGGACAACGCCGCGCGGTTAATTCAGGCGTTTCGCGAAGCCGGTGATCCGGTGGTGCATATCCGCCATGAATTCACCTCCGACGCCGCACCGTTCTTCACGCCGGGCTCCGACGGCGCGAGGTTGCACCCCAAAGTCCTCAACCGCGCCGACGAGCCGGTGGTGCTCAAGCATTTCGTCAACTCGTTCCGCGAGACCGAACTGGAGTCCATCCTCGACCAGCAAGGCATCGAGCACCTGGTGGTGGTCGGGAGCATGAGCCATATGTGCATCGACGGCATCACCCGCGCCGCGGCCGACCTGGGCTACACCGTTACCGTCGTCCACGATGCCTGCGCCACCCTTGACCTGGAGTTCAACGGTGTCACTGTCCCGGCCGCCCACGTTCACGCCGCCTTCATGTCAGCCCTGGGTTTTGCCTATGCCAACGTGGTGTCCACTGACGACTTTCTGGCTGGTTAA